Proteins from a single region of Melanotaenia boesemani isolate fMelBoe1 chromosome 3, fMelBoe1.pri, whole genome shotgun sequence:
- the fblim1 gene encoding filamin-binding LIM protein 1, translated as MASAATPKRMVSSIFITLTSPQRATGTEQQPPLQAQHAIARDKQHTAQRLSSADNVPVHRNKKEDSYSYVNSKGWFHGGAPEESSDPPSPKLAQTEPTKAQLQKDKDKKRTGSPELLPPHLPSDGMPPSLGVLLSEESALPPPPPPGIPFLQSLSPLQQPVSSREMGTSTPSSWLNQEEQTRWFKKTSQDTCRESEDLCGFCRKPIAFSEPAIEALNRTYHDSCFQCRSCNISLAGKCFYNKAKIPFCEECYQASLELCWACGEIITDHLIRALERPYHPSCFTCTTCKRQIGELAFAQGDVGEIYCLPDYYRKYAPRCNACNQLIIPKEDGTDSYTVECLGRSYHENCYRCEVCGIEFSDEHSCYPLDGKLLCKSCHTNVVSEQ; from the exons ATGGCATCGGCAGCTACGCCAAAAAGGATGgtttcctccatcttcatcaCTTTAACGTCTCCTCAGCGAGCCACTGGGACAGAGCAGCAACCCCCTCTCCAAGCGCAACATGCCATCGCAAGAGACAAGCAGCACACTGCTCAAAGACTCAGCTCAGCTGACAACGTACCTGTGCACAGAAATAAGAAAGAGGACTCATACAGTTATGTAAACAGTAAAGGCTGGTTTCATGGAGGGGCCCCAGAGGAAAGCTCTGACCCTCCGAGTCCCAAACTTGCCCAAACTGAACCCACTAAAGCACAGCtgcaaaaagacaaagacaagaaaaggaCGGGTTCGCCAG AgctccttcctcctcatcttccttcTGATGGAATGCCTCCATCTTTGGGAGTGTTGCTTTCTGAAGAATCAGCACTCCCACCACCTCCCCCACCTGGGATACCTTTCCTCCAGTCTCTGAGCCCACTCCAACAGCCAGTTTCCAGCAGAGAG ATGGGAACCAGCACACCATCAAGTTGGTTAAACCAAGAAGAACAAACCCGTTGGTTTAAAAAAACCAGCCAGGACACATGCAGAGAGAGTGAAG ATTTGTGCGGCTTTTGTCGCAAACCCATTGCTTTTTCTGAACCTGCAATAGAGGCCTTAAACAGGACTTACCATGACAGCTGCTTCCAGTGTAGATCCTGTAACATTTCTCTGGCTGGTAAATGCTTCTACAACAAAGCAAAGATTCCTTTCTGTGAAGAATGCTACCAG GCTAGTTTGGAACTTTGTTGGGCATGTGGGGAGATAATCACAGATCACTTAATCCGTGCTTTAGAGCGACCATACCATCCTTCTTGTTTCACCTGCACAACATGCAAGCGGCAAATTGGAGAGCTAGCTTTTGCTCAAGGAGATGTTGGAGAAATATACTGCCTTCCAGACTATTACAG GAAATATGCACCAAGGTGTAATGCCTGTAACCAGCTAATCATCCCAAAAGAAGATGGTACTGACAGTTACACTGTTGAATGTCTGGGACGCTCTTACCATGAAAACTGCTACAGATGTGAG gTCTGTGGCATTGAGTTCTCCGATGAACACAGCTGCTATCCTTTAGATGGGAAACTGCTTTGCAAATCTTGCCACACAAATGTGGTTTCTGAGCAGTAA
- the LOC121637041 gene encoding transmembrane protein 82-like produces MKVFFLFNWIMDFSEWTPFDSNPIDFFLQGLVGACGVSVLYNLVRVYNFIQTCSDSDINSRGKQRSSSSVNPLRRNWRAALQFWCLTVLLSLVGSRVSSLIVLEFSLRAISAWTSAGLDAGARSVDLLLIQCQFSLGCSLTCTLAFLHQGAPHSSLSLLLAAALSWALAGYSSSLLSHVVRLFPLHSAEHYCGRCISLLTSGHNILASLQRVVVLAFAIATVASTATVYNHFLSQKDAIKFWTPLTLCYAMLVVYSTQEDQTCTESILHTVVVRLGGLLVLMLTVGNWSDVIHVLIAFLGEVVCLLPSQDLLQAVRKEVQETSLRKDNKTFSRNSNRLKTSDDK; encoded by the exons ATGaaagtgtttttccttttcaactGGATCATGGACTTTTCTGAATGGACGCCTTTTGATTCAAAcccaattgacttttttttgcaag GACTTGTTGGTGCATGTGGTGTGTCAGTGCTGTATAATTTGGTGAGAGTTTACAACTTCATTCAAACATGCAG TGATTCTGACATTAATAGCAGAGGTAAACAGAGGTCATCCTCATCAGTAAATCCCCTGAGAAGGAATTGGAGAGCAGCTCTCCAGTTCTGGTGCCTGACTGTGCTTCTGTCATTGGTGGGCTCGAGGGTTTCTTCTCTCATTGTGCTGGAGTTTTCACTCAGAGCCATCTCTGCCTGGACATCAGCAGGACTG GATGCTGGTGCCAGAAGTGTGGATTTGCTCCTTATTCAGTGCCAATTTTCTCTAGGCTGCAGCCTCACCTGTACTCTGGCCTTCCTCCATCAGGGGGCTCCACACAGCTCCTTAAGCTTACTTCTGGCAGCTGCTCTCAGCTGGGCACTGGCAGGCTACAGCAGCAGTCTGTTGAGCCATGTGGTTAGACTGTTCCCACTGCACAGTGCAGAACATTATTGTGGGAGGTGCATCAGCCTGCTGACCTCTGGACACAACATACTGGCTTCCCTGCAAAGAGTGGTTGTCTTGGCTTTTGCTATAGCAACTGTGGCTTCCACCGCTACAGTTTATAACCACTTCTTGTCCCAGAAGGATGCTATCAagttctggactccactgacactcTGCTATGCTATGTTGGTGGTCTATAGCACTCAAG AGGATCAGACTTGTACAGAGAGCATCTTGCACACTGTGGTGGTGCGACTGGGAGGATTACTGGTGCTCATGCTGACAGTTGGTAACTGGTCTGATGTTATTCACGTCCTCATCGCTTTTCTGGGAGAGGTGGTCTGTCTCCTGCCCTCTCAGGATCTACTACAGGCAGTTCGAAAG gaaGTGCAAGAAACCAGCTTGAGGAAAGATAACAAGACGTTCAGTCGCAAttcaaacagattaaaaacatctgATGACAAATAA
- the slc25a34 gene encoding solute carrier family 25 member 34 yields the protein MTSVQLLKSSPEESVFVGQPSHRMASPTVPHSVFGPSASPPAVWPPLDFAMGALACCAACVFTNPLEVVKTRLQLQGELRARGSYQIHYRGVLQALWVVGRTDGLRGLQKGLSVGLIYQGVMNGVRLGSYSYCEALGITMFHGGSLLSGAGAGALGAFIASPAYLVKTHLQSQTVDTIAVGHQHKHLGVSHAFVTIYRREGLTGLWRGVNGAVPRVMVGSAAQLATFTSAKDWVSHSQWCSPNKWLTALTAACISGVAVAITMTPFDVVSTRLYNQPVDEFHRGRLYHGFSDCILKVCQAEGLLGLYKGMGPVFLRLAPHTVLSMLFWDLMRQQTIKDY from the exons ATGACCAGTGTCCAGCTGTTGAAATCTTCACCTGAAGAGTCTGTATTTGTTGGCCAGCCTTCCCACCGGATGGCATCTCCTACTGTTCCCCACAGTGTTTTTGGTCCCTCAGCCTCCCCTCCAGCTGTCTGGCCTCCCCTGGATTTTGCCATGGGTGCTCTTGCCTGCTGCGCAGCCTGTGTGTTTACCAATCCTCTGGAGGTTGTGAAGACCCGTCTGCAGCTTCAGGGAGAGCTTCGTGCTCGGGGATCCTACCAGATACACTACCGGGGAGTCCTGCAGGCTCTGTGGGTGGTGGGCCGCACAGATGGGCTTCGAGGCTTGCAGAAGGGGCTCTCAGTTGGGCTGATCTACCAGGGCGTGATGAATGGAGTGAGGCTTGGTTCTTACTCCTATTGTGAAGCTCTGGGCATCACCATGTTCCATGGAGGGAGTCTGCTGTCAGGGGCTGGAGCCGGGGCTCTTGGGGCCTTTATTGCATCTCCAGCCTACCTT GTTAAGACCCACCTGCAATCTCAGACTGTGGACACAATAGCTGTTGGTCACCAACATAAACATCTG GGAGTGTCTCATGCCTTTGTTACCATCTATAGAAGAGAAGGTTTAACTGGTCTTTGGAGGGGTGTGAATGGGGCTGTGCCTCGAGTTATGGTGGGATCAGCTGCTCAACTGGCAACCTTCACCTCAGCCAAGGACTGGGTGTCACATTCTCAG tGGTGTAGTCCAAACAAATGGCTTACAGCACTGACAGCTGCCTGCATCAGTGGAGTTGCTGTGGCCATCACCATGACACCATTTGATGTTGTTAGTACGCGGCTCTACAACCAACCAGTGGATGAGTTTCATAGA GGGAGGCTGTACCATGGATTTTCCGATTGTATACTGAAAGTGTGCCAAGCTGAGGGCCTACTGGGATTATATAAAGGAATGGGTCCTGTCTTTCTGCGACTGGCCCCACACACAGTTCTCAGCATGCTGTTCTGGGATCTAATGAGGCAACAGACAATAAAGGACTACTAG